In a genomic window of Actinomadura rubteroloni:
- a CDS encoding bifunctional phosphatase PAP2/O-acyltransferase family protein: MGTQDVVTAPDPVLPGSRPAVGARAWREVLLGLAVFGLYALVVLLPEGARRRTARAHAETLFGWERSLHLDVERTLNGWLADQSVLRVLANYEYAVTYIASAIGLLAWLYVKHPDKYRTARNSFVLLNLLGLACFTLYPLMPPRLTPDLGFIDTVRLGRTWGSWGSPLVENADQLAAMPSLHMAWTLWVGVELARISALRSIQLLNAVHVLVTLYVILATANHYVLDAVAAVPLVAVAVYAGRRTERVAARPERVAATDAFFLAVETPRAPQHVGGVMVLDTSAAEVRRSDIVGLIVERLDRVPRFRQRLAAPSRLRRPVWTDHPAIDWDWHVVEREADGVDGLRAIVAALEGEVLPRDRPLWRMVLVRGVAPGRTAVVFLMHHVVADGIGVVAQALLLMDAPPAAPPAGAPRRPGLLRRAAATAVGFAQLAADAPPRTRLPVAGTAGRRFGTATLPLALLRDVARRHGTRVTDVVLSAVAGAVHRVGPDTAPDTVARFAVPLMMRSPDSGAEGNHTTAVMVDLPIGALPEHERLARVARRCRAQRTGTRAQAAWFVMRDVARLMPAPLHRRFARAVYGPRFLQGVVSNMPGPVTRPRFAGAPLDEVYPVIPLVPGAPLAVGALSIAGELCVSVSADPALADDADALLTAFRAVIAELDGGPVA; the protein is encoded by the coding sequence GTGGGGACACAGGACGTGGTGACCGCTCCCGATCCGGTCCTGCCCGGGAGCAGGCCGGCCGTCGGCGCGCGGGCGTGGCGCGAGGTGCTGCTCGGCCTCGCGGTGTTCGGGCTGTACGCGCTCGTGGTGCTGCTGCCCGAGGGGGCGCGGCGCCGGACGGCCCGCGCGCACGCCGAGACGCTGTTCGGCTGGGAGAGATCCCTGCACCTCGACGTCGAGCGGACGCTGAACGGGTGGCTGGCCGACCAGTCCGTCCTGCGGGTGCTCGCCAACTACGAGTACGCCGTCACCTACATCGCCAGCGCGATCGGGCTGCTGGCCTGGCTGTACGTGAAGCACCCCGACAAGTACCGGACGGCGCGCAATTCGTTCGTCCTGCTCAACCTGCTCGGCCTCGCGTGCTTCACCCTGTACCCGCTGATGCCGCCGCGCCTGACGCCCGATCTCGGCTTCATCGACACGGTCCGGCTCGGCCGGACGTGGGGCTCGTGGGGCTCGCCGCTGGTCGAGAACGCCGACCAGCTCGCCGCGATGCCGTCGCTGCACATGGCCTGGACGCTGTGGGTCGGCGTGGAGCTGGCGCGGATCTCGGCGCTGCGGTCGATCCAGCTCCTCAACGCCGTCCACGTCCTCGTGACGCTGTACGTGATCCTGGCGACGGCGAACCACTACGTCCTGGACGCGGTGGCGGCCGTCCCGCTGGTGGCGGTCGCGGTCTACGCCGGACGCCGGACGGAGCGCGTCGCGGCGCGTCCCGAGCGGGTCGCCGCGACCGACGCGTTCTTCCTCGCGGTGGAGACGCCGCGCGCTCCGCAGCACGTCGGCGGCGTGATGGTGCTGGACACCTCGGCGGCCGAGGTGCGGCGCTCCGACATCGTCGGCCTCATCGTGGAGCGGCTGGACCGGGTGCCCCGGTTCCGGCAGCGGCTCGCGGCGCCGTCGCGGCTGCGCCGTCCCGTCTGGACGGACCACCCCGCGATCGACTGGGACTGGCACGTCGTGGAACGCGAGGCCGACGGCGTCGACGGGCTGCGGGCGATCGTCGCCGCGCTGGAGGGCGAGGTGCTGCCGCGCGACCGGCCGCTGTGGCGGATGGTGCTCGTGCGCGGCGTCGCGCCGGGACGCACCGCCGTCGTGTTCCTCATGCACCACGTCGTCGCCGACGGCATCGGGGTCGTGGCGCAGGCGCTGCTGCTCATGGACGCGCCGCCCGCCGCGCCGCCCGCGGGCGCGCCGCGCCGTCCGGGCCTTCTGCGGCGCGCGGCGGCGACGGCCGTCGGGTTCGCCCAGCTCGCCGCCGACGCCCCGCCGCGCACCCGGCTGCCCGTCGCGGGCACGGCCGGACGCCGGTTCGGGACGGCCACGCTCCCCCTCGCCCTGCTGCGCGACGTCGCGCGGCGGCACGGCACGCGGGTCACCGACGTCGTGCTGAGCGCGGTCGCTGGAGCGGTCCACCGCGTCGGGCCGGACACCGCGCCGGACACGGTCGCCAGGTTCGCCGTGCCGCTCATGATGCGCTCCCCCGACAGCGGCGCCGAGGGCAACCACACGACGGCCGTCATGGTCGACCTGCCGATCGGCGCGCTGCCCGAGCACGAGCGGCTGGCGCGCGTCGCCCGCCGCTGCCGCGCGCAGCGCACCGGCACCCGCGCGCAGGCCGCGTGGTTCGTCATGCGCGACGTGGCGCGGCTGATGCCCGCGCCGCTGCACCGCCGGTTCGCGCGCGCCGTCTACGGCCCGCGCTTCTTGCAGGGCGTCGTGTCGAACATGCCGGGGCCGGTGACGCGGCCCCGGTTCGCGGGCGCGCCGCTGGACGAGGTCTACCCCGTCATCCCGCTGGTGCCGGGCGCGCCGCTCGCCGTCGGGGCGCTGAGCATCGCCGGGGAGCTGTGCGTCAGCGTCTCGGCCGACCCGGCGCTCGCCGACGACGCGGACGCGCTGCTCACCGCCTTCCGCGCCGTCATCGCCGAGCTGGACGGCGGTCCGGTCGCGTGA
- a CDS encoding MFS transporter: MRELLRLDGFRRLLAGQAVSSLGDWMGTLALMYFVLKLSGSTTAIGGVLVLRLFPSAIGAPLAARAVTRWNRRRVMMAADVIRAGMAVLLPIVPWLGWVFFWAFAMEVASLAFLPARDSSVPVLIGENDDPDRPAAGRLALANGLVMGFYYVMVPLGAAAFGLIHLVSGSAAWTGHLEYVAVFWVDAATYVVSFFAIRSLPDLGPDAAAVRAAEREAAKEGRSTRQGLLAAMRIPIVREILLAVGIVALGLGSLFSLGVVFVREVLHAGPLGFGALVALFGIGFVVGLALLRRRTDANLPAQMRIGIAGQGLVIIAMGLFASLIWGYLAALLFGMAATTALVSAITHLQDGLTGSVRDVALAAFHGTLRFGLAVAALITGAVADALKGGEYHLGPLGAVDPIQLVLIGSGGVALLGSFFIRSHPDDAVPASGPDDGPKAS; the protein is encoded by the coding sequence ATGCGGGAGTTGCTCCGGCTGGACGGCTTCCGCCGCCTGCTCGCCGGGCAGGCGGTCTCGTCCCTCGGCGACTGGATGGGCACGCTCGCGCTGATGTACTTCGTGCTGAAGCTCAGCGGGTCGACGACCGCGATCGGCGGCGTGCTCGTGCTGCGGCTGTTCCCGTCGGCGATCGGCGCGCCGCTCGCGGCCCGCGCGGTGACGCGGTGGAACCGGCGCCGCGTGATGATGGCCGCCGACGTGATCCGCGCGGGGATGGCGGTGCTGCTGCCGATCGTCCCGTGGCTCGGCTGGGTGTTCTTCTGGGCGTTCGCGATGGAGGTCGCGAGCCTCGCGTTCCTGCCCGCGCGCGACTCCTCGGTGCCCGTCCTCATCGGGGAGAACGACGACCCCGACCGTCCCGCCGCCGGCCGGCTCGCGCTCGCCAACGGCCTGGTCATGGGCTTCTACTACGTGATGGTGCCGCTCGGCGCGGCGGCGTTCGGGCTGATCCACCTGGTCTCGGGCTCGGCGGCGTGGACGGGCCACCTGGAGTACGTCGCGGTGTTCTGGGTGGACGCCGCGACGTACGTCGTGTCGTTCTTCGCGATCCGCTCGCTGCCCGACCTCGGCCCCGACGCGGCGGCCGTGCGCGCCGCCGAGCGGGAGGCGGCCAAGGAGGGGCGGAGCACGCGGCAGGGGCTGCTCGCCGCGATGCGGATCCCGATCGTCCGGGAGATCCTGCTGGCGGTCGGGATCGTCGCGCTCGGGCTCGGGTCGCTGTTCTCGCTCGGCGTGGTGTTCGTCCGGGAGGTCCTGCACGCGGGGCCGCTCGGGTTCGGCGCGCTCGTCGCGCTGTTCGGGATCGGGTTCGTGGTGGGGCTCGCGCTGCTGCGCCGCCGCACGGACGCCAACCTGCCCGCGCAGATGCGGATCGGCATCGCCGGGCAGGGCCTGGTGATCATCGCGATGGGGCTGTTCGCGTCGCTGATCTGGGGCTATCTCGCGGCGCTGCTGTTCGGCATGGCCGCCACGACCGCGCTGGTCAGCGCGATCACCCATCTCCAGGACGGGCTGACGGGCAGCGTCCGCGACGTCGCGCTCGCGGCGTTCCACGGCACGCTGCGGTTCGGGCTCGCGGTGGCGGCGCTGATCACCGGGGCGGTCGCGGACGCGCTGAAGGGCGGCGAGTACCACCTCGGGCCGCTCGGCGCGGTGGACCCGATCCAGCTCGTCCTCATCGGGTCGGGGGGCGTGGCGCTGCTCGGCAGCTTCTTCATCCGGTCGCATCCGGACGACGCCGTCCCGGCGTCCGGCCCCGACGACGGCCCGAAGGCGTCCTGA
- a CDS encoding IclR family transcriptional regulator has protein sequence MAVEGAQAVRRALTILHCFRDNGPALGASDLGRRLDLPTSTAHRLARTLVASGFLEQDPATSRFRLGPSVVELGQLSFHQRGLHRAVPELTQLARVTSTTVDLALRGGNEVLILVGDSVRREAGVGLRRPLHSTALGKVLLAWSPDPDLAGLGPLPALTDRTIVDPSELKSELDLVREQGYAVNDGESAAGVRTLAVPILDHAGNARYALALRATPELITTRCLDWYLTQARTCAKALEILLLPPEERPAF, from the coding sequence ATGGCCGTAGAAGGCGCACAGGCGGTGCGCAGGGCGCTGACGATCCTGCACTGCTTCCGCGACAACGGCCCGGCGCTCGGCGCGTCCGACCTCGGCCGGCGGCTGGACCTGCCGACCTCGACCGCGCACCGGCTCGCCCGGACGCTCGTCGCGTCGGGCTTCCTGGAGCAGGACCCGGCGACGTCCCGGTTCCGGCTCGGCCCGTCCGTCGTCGAACTCGGCCAGCTCTCCTTCCACCAGCGCGGCCTGCACCGCGCGGTGCCCGAACTGACGCAGCTCGCCCGCGTCACGTCCACGACCGTCGACCTCGCGCTGCGCGGCGGCAACGAGGTGCTGATCCTCGTCGGCGACTCGGTGCGCCGCGAGGCGGGCGTCGGCCTGCGCCGCCCGCTGCACTCGACCGCGCTCGGCAAGGTGCTCCTGGCCTGGTCGCCCGACCCGGACCTGGCCGGCCTCGGCCCGCTCCCGGCCCTCACCGACCGGACGATCGTGGACCCGTCCGAGCTGAAGTCCGAACTCGACCTCGTCCGCGAGCAGGGCTACGCGGTCAACGACGGCGAGTCGGCCGCGGGCGTGCGGACGCTGGCCGTCCCGATCCTCGACCACGCCGGCAACGCCCGCTACGCCCTGGCCCTGCGCGCGACCCCCGAACTCATCACGACCCGCTGCCTCGACTGGTACCTCACCCAGGCCCGCACCTGCGCGAAGGCCCTGGAGATCCTCCTGCTCCCCCCGGAGGAACGCCCCGCCTTCTAA
- a CDS encoding APC family permease → MTSAPGELRRRLGVPDAVLVGLGAMLGAGVFAALGPAARAAGPGLLAGLALAAVVAYCNATSSARLAARYPASGGTYVYGRERLGPFWGYLAGWGFVVGKTASCAAMALTVGAYAWPEHAHAVAAGAALALTAVNYVGVHKSALVTRAIVAVVLVVLVTVAVALLTSGEADAARLSFGADTSWGGILRAAGLLFFAFAGYARIATLGEEVRDPARTIPRAVPIALAITLAVYAAVAVAALSVLGGGRLAATTAPLADAVRAAGLPGLAPVVRAGAAVAALGSLLALILGVSRTTLAMARDRNLPGFLAAVHPRFAVPHRAELAVGAVTAVAAATADMRGAIGFSSFAVLAYYAVANASAWTLSPAEGRPPRLVPALGLAGCLTLAFALPLTSVLAGSAVLAAGALLYTVTRR, encoded by the coding sequence GTGACCTCTGCGCCCGGCGAACTGCGGCGGCGGCTCGGCGTTCCCGACGCCGTCCTGGTCGGGCTCGGCGCGATGCTGGGCGCGGGCGTGTTCGCGGCGCTCGGCCCGGCGGCGCGGGCGGCCGGGCCGGGGCTGCTGGCCGGGCTCGCGCTCGCGGCGGTCGTCGCCTACTGCAACGCCACGTCGTCGGCGCGGCTCGCGGCCCGCTACCCCGCGTCCGGCGGAACGTACGTCTACGGCCGCGAGCGCCTCGGCCCGTTCTGGGGGTACCTCGCGGGCTGGGGCTTCGTCGTCGGCAAGACCGCGTCGTGCGCGGCGATGGCCCTGACCGTCGGCGCGTATGCATGGCCCGAGCACGCCCACGCCGTCGCGGCGGGCGCGGCGCTGGCCCTGACGGCGGTGAACTACGTCGGCGTGCACAAGTCGGCGCTGGTCACGCGGGCGATCGTCGCCGTGGTGCTGGTGGTGCTCGTGACCGTCGCGGTGGCGCTGCTGACGTCCGGGGAGGCCGACGCGGCACGCCTCTCCTTCGGCGCCGACACCTCGTGGGGCGGGATCCTGCGGGCGGCGGGCCTGCTGTTCTTCGCGTTCGCCGGATACGCGCGGATCGCCACGCTCGGCGAGGAGGTCCGCGACCCGGCCCGGACGATCCCGCGCGCCGTCCCGATCGCGCTGGCGATCACGCTCGCGGTGTACGCGGCGGTGGCGGTCGCGGCGCTGTCGGTGCTCGGCGGCGGACGGCTCGCCGCGACGACCGCGCCGCTCGCCGACGCCGTCCGCGCCGCCGGGCTGCCCGGCCTCGCCCCGGTCGTCCGCGCCGGAGCCGCCGTCGCCGCGCTCGGCTCGCTGCTCGCGCTGATCCTCGGGGTCTCCCGCACGACCCTGGCGATGGCCCGCGACCGCAACCTGCCCGGCTTCCTCGCCGCCGTCCACCCCCGCTTCGCCGTCCCCCACCGCGCGGAACTGGCCGTCGGCGCGGTCACGGCGGTCGCGGCGGCCACCGCCGACATGCGCGGCGCGATCGGCTTCTCGTCCTTCGCCGTCCTCGCCTACTACGCCGTCGCGAACGCGTCGGCCTGGACGCTCTCCCCCGCCGAAGGCCGCCCGCCCCGCCTCGTCCCGGCCCTCGGTCTGGCCGGCTGCCTCACCCTGGCCTTCGCGCTCCCGCTCACGTCCGTCCTCGCGGGCTCGGCCGTCCTCGCCGCCGGCGCCCTCCTCTACACCGTCACGCGGCGTTAG
- a CDS encoding gamma-aminobutyraldehyde dehydrogenase, producing MSNQKLTVRNFVDGAYTDTLDGRTTDLVDPVTGAVNGTAPLSSAADVDAAVRAADRAFDGWARTTPGERQLALLRIADALEARGDDLVRLESANTGKPLGLTASEELPMLLDQIRFFAGAARMLEGRSAGEYMEGFTSFVRREPIGVAAQVTPWNYPMLMAVWKWAPALAAGNTVVLKPADLTPATTVLMAELMAEHLPPGVANVVCGDRDTGRALVAHPVPGIASVTGSVRAGIEVAGTAAADVRRVHLELGGKAPVVVFADADLGAAAEAIAEAGFFNAGQDCTAATRVLVERSAHEEFTAALAEVAARTRTGAPGEDVAYGPLISAAHLAKVAGFVDRLPAHARVETGGARVGERGFFYAPTVVSDVRQDDEIVQNEVFGPVITVQPFADESEAIALANGVEYGLASSVWTRDHARAMRCTARLDFGCVWVNCHIPLVAEMPHGGFKKSGYGKDLSVYALEDYTRVKHVMTALG from the coding sequence ATGAGCAACCAGAAACTGACCGTCCGCAACTTCGTGGACGGCGCCTACACCGACACGCTCGACGGCCGCACCACGGACCTGGTCGACCCGGTGACCGGGGCCGTGAACGGGACCGCGCCGCTGTCGTCGGCCGCCGACGTGGACGCGGCCGTCCGCGCGGCGGACCGGGCGTTCGACGGCTGGGCGCGGACGACGCCCGGCGAACGGCAGCTCGCGCTGCTGCGGATCGCGGACGCGCTGGAGGCGCGCGGCGACGACCTCGTCCGGCTGGAGAGCGCGAACACCGGCAAGCCGCTCGGGCTGACGGCGTCGGAGGAACTGCCGATGCTGCTCGACCAGATCCGGTTCTTCGCCGGGGCCGCCCGGATGCTGGAGGGCCGGTCGGCGGGCGAGTACATGGAGGGTTTCACCTCGTTCGTCCGGCGCGAGCCGATCGGCGTCGCCGCGCAGGTCACGCCGTGGAACTACCCGATGCTGATGGCGGTGTGGAAGTGGGCGCCGGCGCTGGCGGCGGGGAACACGGTCGTCCTCAAGCCCGCCGACCTCACGCCCGCGACGACGGTGCTCATGGCGGAGCTGATGGCCGAGCACCTGCCGCCCGGCGTCGCGAACGTGGTGTGCGGCGACCGCGACACCGGACGCGCGCTCGTCGCCCACCCCGTCCCGGGCATCGCGTCGGTGACGGGGTCGGTGCGGGCCGGGATCGAGGTGGCGGGGACGGCGGCGGCGGACGTCCGGCGCGTCCACCTCGAACTCGGCGGCAAGGCGCCCGTGGTCGTGTTCGCCGACGCCGACCTCGGCGCGGCGGCCGAGGCCATCGCCGAGGCCGGGTTCTTCAACGCCGGGCAGGACTGCACGGCCGCGACCCGCGTGCTCGTGGAGCGGAGCGCGCACGAGGAGTTCACCGCCGCGCTCGCCGAGGTCGCCGCGCGGACCCGTACCGGCGCGCCCGGCGAGGACGTCGCCTACGGGCCGCTGATCTCCGCCGCGCACCTGGCCAAGGTCGCCGGGTTCGTGGACCGGCTGCCCGCGCACGCCCGGGTCGAGACCGGCGGCGCGCGGGTCGGCGAGCGCGGGTTCTTCTACGCGCCGACGGTCGTCTCCGACGTGCGGCAGGACGACGAGATCGTCCAGAACGAGGTGTTCGGGCCGGTCATCACCGTCCAGCCGTTCGCGGACGAGTCCGAGGCGATCGCGCTCGCCAACGGCGTGGAGTACGGGCTCGCGTCGTCGGTGTGGACGCGCGACCACGCGCGCGCCATGCGCTGCACCGCCCGGCTCGACTTCGGCTGCGTGTGGGTGAACTGCCACATCCCGCTGGTCGCGGAGATGCCGCACGGCGGGTTCAAGAAGTCCGGTTATGGCAAGGATCTGTCGGTCTATGCGCTGGAGGATTACACGCGGGTGAAGCACGTGATGACCGCGCTCGGCTGA
- a CDS encoding threonine aldolase family protein → MADALTPRHDPDARGFASDNYAGVHPEVLAALAAANGGHQVAYGEDVYTEAVREIFRTHFGPEAETHLVFNGTGANVVALQAMTERWDAVICAESAHVHVDECGAPERVGGLKLLTVATPDGKLTPELIDRQAYGFDDVHRARPAVVSVAQPTELGTLYTAGELAALCDHAHRLGMTVHVDGARLPNAAAALGLPFRAFTTDAGVDVLTFGGTKNGLMFGEAVVVLNPRAARGVPYLRKASMQLASKSRFAAAQFEALLGGDLWLRSAAHANAMAARLAAAVGALPGLRLTQKTEVNAVFAVLPPDVTARLLKRFRFYVWDERTGEVRWMTSFDTTPADIAEFAAAIAGELAGGTGA, encoded by the coding sequence GTGGCTGACGCCCTGACCCCCCGCCACGACCCGGACGCGCGCGGGTTCGCCAGCGACAACTACGCGGGCGTCCATCCCGAGGTGCTGGCCGCGCTCGCCGCCGCCAACGGCGGGCACCAGGTCGCCTACGGGGAGGACGTCTACACCGAGGCCGTCCGCGAGATCTTCCGGACGCACTTCGGCCCGGAGGCCGAGACGCACCTGGTGTTCAACGGCACCGGCGCGAACGTCGTCGCGCTCCAGGCCATGACCGAGCGGTGGGACGCGGTGATCTGCGCCGAGTCCGCGCACGTCCACGTGGACGAGTGCGGCGCGCCCGAGCGGGTCGGCGGGCTGAAGCTGCTGACCGTCGCGACCCCGGACGGCAAGCTGACGCCCGAGCTGATCGACCGGCAGGCGTACGGGTTCGACGACGTCCACCGGGCGCGTCCGGCCGTGGTGTCCGTCGCGCAGCCGACCGAACTCGGGACGCTCTACACGGCAGGGGAACTGGCCGCGCTGTGCGACCACGCGCACCGGCTCGGCATGACCGTCCACGTGGACGGCGCGCGGCTCCCGAACGCCGCCGCCGCGCTCGGCCTGCCGTTCCGCGCGTTCACCACCGACGCGGGCGTGGACGTCCTGACGTTCGGCGGCACCAAGAACGGGCTGATGTTCGGCGAGGCGGTCGTCGTGCTGAACCCCCGGGCGGCGCGCGGCGTGCCGTACCTGCGCAAGGCGTCGATGCAGCTCGCGTCCAAGTCCCGGTTCGCCGCCGCGCAGTTCGAGGCGCTGCTCGGCGGCGACCTCTGGCTGCGGAGCGCGGCGCACGCGAACGCGATGGCCGCGCGGCTCGCCGCCGCCGTCGGCGCCCTGCCCGGCCTGCGGCTCACGCAGAAGACCGAGGTCAACGCGGTGTTCGCGGTACTGCCGCCGGACGTGACGGCGCGGCTGCTCAAGCGGTTCCGCTTCTACGTCTGGGACGAGCGGACGGGCGAGGTCCGCTGGATGACGAGCTTCGACACGACACCGGCGGACATCGCAGAGTTCGCTGCGGCGATCGCCGGGGAACTGGCGGGAGGGACCGGCGCATGA
- a CDS encoding SDR family NAD(P)-dependent oxidoreductase, whose product MTAGRVVVVAGAAGAAGPAACRALADAGAVVIACGRDADRLAAVDGPAERHAVDLLDDAATARFAASVAERHGRVDGLVHLVGGWRGGTPFTAEDPADWTWLSDRIVRTLQHTTRAFHPHLTASDAGRLAIVSATEATRPTANNAHYAAAKAAAEAWTLAVAQSWTDGTAAASILVVRGLLTDAMRAARPDAKFTSLTHVDTVAERIVSLWSEPAADLNGARLWLTP is encoded by the coding sequence ATGACGGCCGGACGGGTCGTGGTCGTCGCGGGCGCGGCCGGCGCGGCGGGCCCGGCGGCGTGCCGCGCGCTGGCGGACGCGGGCGCCGTCGTGATCGCCTGCGGACGCGACGCCGACCGCCTGGCCGCCGTGGACGGACCCGCCGAGCGGCACGCGGTGGACCTGCTGGACGACGCGGCGACCGCGCGTTTCGCCGCGTCCGTCGCCGAGCGGCACGGACGGGTGGACGGGCTCGTCCATCTCGTCGGCGGCTGGCGCGGCGGGACGCCGTTCACCGCCGAGGACCCCGCCGACTGGACGTGGCTGTCGGACCGGATCGTCCGGACCCTCCAGCACACGACCCGCGCGTTCCACCCGCACCTGACGGCGAGCGACGCGGGACGGCTCGCGATCGTCTCCGCCACCGAGGCCACCCGGCCGACCGCGAACAACGCGCACTACGCCGCCGCCAAGGCCGCCGCCGAGGCGTGGACGCTCGCCGTCGCGCAGTCCTGGACGGACGGGACGGCCGCCGCGTCGATCCTCGTCGTCCGGGGCCTGCTGACCGACGCGATGCGCGCCGCCCGCCCGGACGCGAAGTTCACCTCCCTCACCCACGTCGACACCGTCGCCGAGCGGATCGTGTCCCTGTGGTCCGAGCCGGCCGCCGACCTGAACGGAGCCCGCCTGTGGCTGACGCCCTGA
- a CDS encoding DUF6421 family protein produces MAHPPFPRVLVDEAHGQAWSIRPDVVARMNPAHPRDSGYVEAAAELRRRGCAVAAHLAGPLAGGVLERHDVLVLAHPSDPVWERTVPGGSPKLSPDELDAVERFVRAGGGLVVLGECEQDKYGNNLNELLGRFGVHIANTTVQDPARNLRGVATWVRADLDGPPAGEDVLAGVADVCFYRAATIDAAPEDARVLCRTAATASVPGAPLAVAVEAGRGRIAVFADSDLFGDDSIDELDHRALWANTVAWAAGGRAVPPVTTAGALGRPAWPRLKEAVTALRELQAPDGSIDADATALVDRIVAAVEELAPGFPHDERYLTALVGDLRRWAAEGFGVPDFLDALLEFHPERDRADGREHLVVFPMYTQNGSPDRKLEALIVRAVWPGWLAELEAAKYDNPMFVPISFVDFTAGYDTNSAVLFPETVAMREVPRFTWGGIFCDREAARFRAVGRAAADTLRLAVPPDAARLLDDQRLAQDAFVLWDLVHDRTHTRGDLPFDPFMVKQRMPYWMYALEELRCDLNAYREAVALEDAGIPYGRLVRYAILFDRLFRFPITGGRVKNYDGLGGQLLFAHLHRAGVLRWTDNVLRIDWRAVSGAVLDLCAAIERLYHDGIDRSRVAHWLSAHELVASYVAPNPASTWAKGPEALPMDGPPRGLVDAVLPDEFPLNTFYEALHRRLRDVVAATSGITG; encoded by the coding sequence ATGGCCCATCCCCCGTTCCCCCGTGTGCTCGTGGACGAGGCGCACGGCCAGGCGTGGAGCATCCGGCCGGACGTCGTCGCGCGGATGAACCCCGCGCACCCCCGCGACTCCGGCTACGTCGAGGCCGCCGCCGAGCTGCGCCGCCGGGGCTGCGCCGTCGCCGCGCACCTGGCGGGCCCGCTGGCCGGCGGCGTGCTGGAGCGCCACGACGTGCTCGTCCTCGCCCACCCGTCCGACCCGGTCTGGGAGCGGACCGTTCCCGGCGGCTCGCCCAAACTGTCGCCGGACGAGCTGGACGCGGTCGAGCGGTTCGTGCGCGCGGGCGGCGGCCTGGTCGTCCTCGGCGAGTGCGAGCAGGACAAGTACGGCAACAACCTCAACGAGCTGCTCGGACGGTTCGGCGTCCACATCGCGAACACGACCGTCCAGGATCCGGCGCGCAACCTGCGCGGCGTCGCGACCTGGGTCCGCGCCGACCTGGACGGCCCGCCCGCCGGCGAGGATGTGCTCGCGGGCGTCGCCGACGTGTGCTTCTACCGCGCCGCGACGATCGACGCGGCCCCCGAGGACGCGCGCGTGCTGTGCCGGACGGCCGCGACCGCGAGCGTCCCCGGCGCCCCGCTGGCCGTCGCGGTCGAGGCCGGACGCGGCCGGATCGCCGTCTTCGCCGACTCCGACCTGTTCGGCGACGACTCGATCGACGAACTCGACCACCGGGCGCTGTGGGCCAACACGGTCGCGTGGGCGGCGGGCGGCCGGGCCGTGCCGCCGGTGACGACGGCGGGCGCGCTGGGCCGTCCGGCCTGGCCGCGGCTGAAGGAAGCGGTGACGGCGCTCCGCGAACTCCAGGCGCCGGACGGATCGATCGACGCTGACGCGACCGCACTCGTGGACCGGATCGTCGCGGCCGTCGAGGAGCTGGCGCCCGGCTTCCCGCACGACGAGCGCTACCTGACCGCGCTGGTCGGCGACCTGCGCCGCTGGGCGGCCGAAGGCTTCGGCGTCCCCGACTTCCTGGACGCGCTGCTGGAGTTCCACCCCGAGCGCGACCGCGCGGACGGCCGCGAGCATCTCGTCGTCTTCCCGATGTACACGCAGAACGGCAGCCCGGACCGGAAGCTGGAGGCGCTGATCGTCCGGGCGGTCTGGCCGGGCTGGCTCGCCGAGCTGGAGGCGGCGAAGTACGACAATCCGATGTTCGTCCCGATCTCGTTCGTGGACTTCACGGCGGGCTACGACACGAACTCGGCCGTCCTGTTCCCCGAGACCGTCGCGATGCGCGAGGTGCCGCGCTTCACCTGGGGCGGCATCTTCTGCGACCGCGAGGCCGCGCGGTTCCGGGCCGTCGGCCGCGCCGCCGCCGACACGCTGCGGCTCGCCGTCCCGCCCGACGCCGCCCGGCTGCTGGACGACCAGCGCCTCGCGCAGGACGCGTTCGTCCTGTGGGACCTGGTCCACGACCGGACCCACACGCGCGGCGACCTCCCCTTCGACCCGTTCATGGTCAAGCAGCGGATGCCGTACTGGATGTACGCGCTGGAGGAACTGCGCTGCGACCTGAACGCCTACCGCGAGGCCGTCGCCCTGGAGGACGCCGGAATTCCGTACGGTCGTCTCGTGCGCTACGCGATTCTCTTCGACCGGCTGTTCCGCTTCCCCATCACCGGCGGGCGCGTCAAGAACTACGACGGGCTCGGCGGCCAGCTCCTGTTCGCCCATCTGCACCGCGCGGGCGTCCTGCGCTGGACCGACAACGTGCTGCGGATCGACTGGCGGGCGGTGTCCGGGGCCGTCCTGGACCTCTGCGCCGCCATCGAGCGCCTCTACCACGACGGCATCGACCGCTCGCGCGTCGCGCACTGGCTGTCGGCGCACGAGCTGGTCGCGTCGTACGTGGCGCCGAACCCCGCGTCCACCTGGGCGAAGGGACCGGAGGCGCTGCCGATGGACGGCCCGCCGCGCGGCCTGGTCGACGCCGTGCTCCCCGACGAGTTCCCGCTCAACACCTTCTATGAGGCCCTGCACCGCAGGCTGCGCGACGTGGTCGCCGCGACGTCCGGGATCACCGGATGA